From Pseudovibrio sp. Tun.PSC04-5.I4, a single genomic window includes:
- a CDS encoding NAD/NADP octopine/nopaline dehydrogenase family protein → MDNILIIGGGHVGVTLAVDLELRKQETGCSPHLILVRDEEHLLNGISEKVGIDFEDVISGQIQHCSFPKEHIHKLDSDLGKLLPNTRAVIVTVPDIPSLRFRMIEWVKTHSLPAEAYVVFVRGGQGGLIATINAWREDPDFQKLSLALVEDSFYGTRFIGKKVSFKRKQLTNVSVIGTKPDETLNNLEQLFRGPAITDGLHNFYLVRPLDLQFDPLGYIIHLAVVLDEMNLQLTDQGIQYSHYCEGVHEGNADTIENLDLERVQMAKCYNASTRSFSNILTEQYNLPSQTTFLKMMRSTKGIYRSLSPKSIEGLKTCRLIHEDVPAMLVMEWLGRISGGQFTCIKKHVVNVQKQLQSLGMNIQSHQHYVEDLERRKMGRSEVINLLTNPA, encoded by the coding sequence ATGGATAATATATTGATAATTGGAGGAGGTCATGTCGGCGTAACTTTGGCAGTAGATTTGGAGCTGCGCAAGCAGGAGACTGGTTGTTCGCCTCACCTCATTCTAGTCAGAGATGAAGAACACCTATTGAATGGCATTTCCGAAAAGGTGGGTATTGACTTTGAAGACGTCATATCCGGCCAAATACAACACTGTAGCTTTCCCAAAGAACATATTCATAAGCTAGACAGCGATTTAGGCAAGCTACTCCCAAACACGAGGGCCGTAATAGTAACGGTGCCTGACATTCCTAGTCTTAGATTTCGCATGATTGAGTGGGTAAAAACTCATTCGTTACCTGCTGAGGCTTACGTTGTGTTTGTGAGAGGAGGGCAAGGAGGACTGATTGCGACGATCAATGCTTGGCGCGAAGATCCTGATTTTCAAAAACTTAGCTTAGCTCTAGTTGAAGATAGCTTTTACGGTACACGCTTTATAGGTAAGAAAGTTTCCTTCAAACGAAAACAATTGACAAATGTAAGTGTAATCGGGACAAAACCAGATGAAACACTAAATAATCTGGAGCAGCTTTTTCGTGGGCCAGCAATTACAGATGGATTACACAATTTTTACCTAGTTCGGCCTTTAGATTTACAGTTCGACCCTCTTGGATACATCATTCACCTGGCCGTAGTACTAGATGAGATGAACCTCCAACTAACAGACCAGGGTATTCAATACAGTCATTATTGTGAGGGAGTACATGAAGGTAACGCTGATACTATAGAAAATCTTGATCTCGAAAGAGTTCAAATGGCAAAGTGTTATAATGCATCAACACGGTCATTCTCCAATATTTTAACTGAACAATATAACTTACCTAGCCAAACAACCTTCTTGAAGATGATGAGAAGTACAAAGGGTATCTATCGTTCTTTATCACCAAAGTCGATTGAAGGTCTCAAGACCTGCCGTCTTATTCATGAGGACGTTCCAGCCATGTTGGTGATGGAGTGGTTAGGCCGCATAAGCGGTGGACAGTTCACATGCATTAAAAAGCATGTTGTTAATGTTCAAAAACAACTCCAAAGCCTTGGTATGAATATCCAATCGCATCAACACTACGTGGAGGACTTAGAAAGGCGGAAAATGGGGCGGAGCGAAGTCATCAATCTGCTTACCAACCCTGCATAA
- a CDS encoding DMT family transporter has translation MKVGRFSVGVFLVLACNLLFAAKEIFAKAAYREGSTPEYFIIIFVLILIPFAAIIVIGHYIKRGRRHYRLKPVLLSVLAGFLCYDLAMTLDFFGLTVVPVSIERSLFSIYPIFIYLGGLLIHRQSQIPLLVFWGVFSSIYAGVLLIFFDGYSSIIDDQAFHSYLFGSSEILLSAATCAAFFLISEKVIMLTDPWFVAGIAMLSGSSLAATHIVIAQPDIIFSSHSPELFALAAGAAFCTLLSGYWICIGIRNIGAVYSGLISAASPVFLVLIASPFLDEDMSLTQKSGVVLIGAGIGLLVWFKRNTNKVK, from the coding sequence ATGAAAGTCGGAAGATTTAGCGTTGGCGTTTTTCTGGTTTTGGCCTGCAATCTTCTTTTTGCGGCAAAAGAGATTTTTGCCAAGGCTGCCTATCGCGAAGGAAGCACCCCCGAATATTTCATCATCATCTTTGTTTTGATACTGATCCCCTTTGCTGCCATTATTGTAATCGGCCACTATATAAAACGAGGTCGCCGTCATTACAGGCTAAAGCCAGTGCTGTTGAGCGTACTTGCCGGGTTCTTGTGTTATGACTTAGCAATGACACTGGATTTTTTCGGTCTAACCGTAGTCCCGGTCTCAATAGAGCGCTCGTTATTTAGTATTTATCCCATTTTCATTTATCTCGGTGGACTACTAATTCATCGGCAATCGCAAATTCCCCTCCTTGTGTTTTGGGGTGTCTTCTCGTCAATTTACGCCGGAGTACTACTGATATTTTTCGATGGGTACAGCTCAATAATTGACGATCAAGCCTTTCACTCATATCTGTTTGGTTCATCCGAAATACTCTTAAGTGCAGCAACATGCGCCGCCTTCTTTTTAATCAGTGAAAAAGTGATTATGCTCACTGACCCTTGGTTTGTTGCTGGCATCGCAATGCTCAGTGGGAGTAGCTTAGCGGCCACTCATATTGTTATTGCTCAGCCAGATATTATTTTCTCTTCTCATTCTCCAGAGCTATTTGCTTTGGCCGCGGGAGCAGCTTTTTGTACATTACTTTCAGGATATTGGATTTGCATAGGTATTCGAAATATTGGAGCTGTCTATAGTGGGCTTATTTCAGCCGCCAGCCCGGTATTCTTGGTTTTGATAGCTTCCCCGTTTCTAGATGAAGATATGTCACTGACGCAAAAAAGCGGCGTAGTTCTTATTGGGGCAGGCATAGGATTATTGGTTTGGTTCAAAAGGAACACCAACAAGGTAAAGTGA
- a CDS encoding GntR family transcriptional regulator — MKLLDLANVDYSARDRFDRMYQEIRNRICLLEYIPGTRLSETELAEEFGISRTPLRRVLVRLESDGLLLSVHGVGTFVTDVDIKELEQTYLLRMELAELSGKLSPVHPNDALMAEFHVLSTRSKQLVKSPNAREFACLTMDFFLTLLQLTENDPLREVSERLYIHTARIWLKSVFASVIDLADEVAVFDRELDDILAALKLGDLQAVALIQRVHISMSFTRMKVSYQSTGNE, encoded by the coding sequence GTGAAACTCTTAGATCTGGCCAATGTCGATTACAGCGCCCGGGACCGGTTTGACCGGATGTACCAAGAAATTCGGAACCGTATTTGCCTGCTGGAATACATACCTGGGACGCGCCTATCAGAAACTGAACTGGCGGAAGAATTCGGCATCAGCCGCACTCCGTTACGCAGGGTTCTAGTTCGGCTAGAGAGCGATGGCCTACTGTTGTCCGTTCACGGCGTTGGAACATTTGTGACAGATGTTGATATCAAAGAGTTGGAGCAGACCTATCTGCTGCGAATGGAACTGGCCGAACTGAGCGGGAAGCTTTCACCAGTACATCCAAACGACGCATTGATGGCCGAATTCCATGTCCTTTCAACGCGATCAAAGCAGTTAGTGAAAAGCCCAAATGCGCGCGAATTTGCGTGTTTGACCATGGATTTTTTTCTCACCCTACTCCAACTCACCGAGAACGACCCTCTGCGAGAGGTTTCAGAAAGACTATATATTCATACAGCCCGGATTTGGTTGAAATCCGTTTTCGCTTCCGTCATTGATTTGGCTGATGAGGTCGCGGTTTTTGATCGGGAACTGGATGATATTCTAGCTGCTTTGAAACTTGGCGATCTACAAGCCGTCGCCCTGATCCAAAGAGTTCATATTTCCATGAGTTTCACACGCATGAAGGTTTCATACCAGAGCACTGGAAACGAGTAA
- the argE gene encoding acetylornithine deacetylase: MSVLDTTKDLLRELIAFPTISSNSNLDMIQHLAQHLSNAGAEVEIWHDETGSKANLFATIGPKIDGGIVLSGHSDVVPVADQDWTSDPFEMIERDEKLFGRGTCDMKGFIAATVAMAPQYAQLDLKRPIHFAFTYDEETGCFGAQALAESLRQHSLKPAVAIIGEPTSMRIIEGHKGCYEYTTHFTGLEGHGSSPDRGVNAVEYAARYVSRLLELKNELRSRTPVGSRFEPPWTTINTGTLIGGVAHNVIPGKARVDWEMRPVQRSDADYVKDNLQQFCAHALIPAMQAVCPDANIITEVIAEVDGLEPVPDNEARKIVSELNGANGADVVPFGTEAGIYQALGMTAVVCGPGSIEQAHKPDEYVSLDQMSQCLEMLDRLSVRLT, from the coding sequence GTGAGCGTTTTGGACACCACCAAAGACCTGCTAAGAGAGCTGATCGCTTTCCCAACAATTTCATCCAACAGCAATTTGGATATGATCCAACATCTGGCGCAACACCTTTCCAATGCCGGAGCTGAGGTTGAAATCTGGCATGACGAAACAGGTTCTAAGGCGAACCTTTTTGCTACGATCGGACCCAAGATTGATGGTGGTATTGTGCTGTCGGGCCATTCGGATGTTGTTCCGGTTGCAGATCAAGACTGGACAAGTGATCCGTTTGAAATGATTGAGCGAGACGAGAAATTGTTCGGTCGTGGAACCTGCGACATGAAAGGGTTCATTGCCGCAACTGTGGCAATGGCACCGCAATACGCCCAACTCGATCTCAAACGCCCGATCCACTTTGCCTTTACCTACGACGAAGAGACTGGATGTTTTGGGGCTCAGGCACTTGCTGAGTCGCTGCGTCAACACAGCTTGAAACCCGCCGTTGCCATTATTGGTGAGCCCACGTCCATGCGCATCATCGAAGGTCATAAGGGGTGTTATGAATATACTACGCATTTTACTGGGCTTGAAGGTCACGGTTCCAGCCCTGATCGGGGTGTCAATGCAGTGGAATATGCGGCCCGTTATGTGAGCCGCCTGCTTGAACTGAAAAATGAGCTACGCAGCCGCACCCCCGTGGGAAGCAGATTTGAACCACCGTGGACAACGATAAACACTGGCACTCTAATCGGCGGGGTCGCTCATAATGTAATCCCCGGCAAAGCCCGTGTTGATTGGGAGATGCGTCCTGTTCAACGCTCTGATGCAGATTATGTCAAAGACAACCTGCAGCAATTTTGCGCCCATGCATTAATACCGGCGATGCAGGCAGTCTGCCCAGATGCAAATATCATCACCGAGGTCATTGCCGAGGTGGATGGACTGGAACCAGTCCCAGACAACGAAGCTCGCAAAATTGTCAGTGAACTGAACGGCGCGAATGGCGCTGATGTAGTGCCATTTGGAACCGAAGCCGGTATCTATCAGGCACTTGGTATGACGGCAGTTGTATGCGGACCGGGCTCAATTGAACAAGCACATAAGCCAGATGAATATGTTTCACTTGATCAGATGTCTCAATGCCTTGAAATGCTGGATCGTCTCTCCGTTAGGTTGACCTGA
- a CDS encoding M24 family metallopeptidase, producing MGLENSPFSKTEYDRRIAKARKAMVTAGIDVLFVTDPSNLAWLTGYDGWSFYVHQGVILPMDGDPLWWGRLSDTSGAHRTVWMAEDKVLGYADHYIQSTTCHPMEDLAGHLHTMGYSSSRIGVEMENYYYTAKAHAVLVSQMPNAQMVDATALVNWQRGVKSNEELAFIRKAALITENIIGIALERAEPGLRKNELVADICHAGIMGVGDDWGDYPAIVPLTPSGIDATAPHLTWNGNQMKTGEITFFELSGCYRRYHAPLCRSVFLGKPPQTMIDASVALTEGLEAGLEAARAGNRACDIANALNGALAKVGIERGGRCGYPIGLSYPPDWGERTVSIRPTDETVLLPGMTFHFMPGLWLDDWGLETTETILITESGAAEPLCNVERKLFVKD from the coding sequence ATGGGACTAGAGAATTCCCCATTCAGTAAAACAGAATATGATCGCCGTATCGCAAAGGCCCGCAAGGCTATGGTTACGGCTGGTATTGATGTTCTTTTTGTCACTGATCCATCGAACTTAGCGTGGTTGACGGGCTATGATGGTTGGTCTTTCTATGTCCACCAAGGCGTTATCCTTCCCATGGACGGCGACCCATTATGGTGGGGACGCCTTTCTGATACCAGCGGTGCGCATCGGACGGTCTGGATGGCAGAAGATAAGGTGCTCGGATATGCCGATCACTACATTCAATCGACAACCTGCCACCCGATGGAAGATCTGGCAGGACACCTGCACACGATGGGTTATTCCAGTTCGCGGATCGGCGTCGAAATGGAAAACTATTATTATACAGCTAAGGCACACGCGGTTCTGGTCTCCCAAATGCCCAATGCGCAAATGGTCGATGCAACAGCTCTAGTTAACTGGCAACGCGGTGTTAAATCCAACGAGGAGCTGGCCTTCATTCGCAAAGCTGCCTTGATAACAGAAAACATCATTGGCATCGCACTAGAAAGAGCTGAACCTGGCTTGCGCAAAAATGAGCTGGTTGCTGACATTTGCCACGCCGGCATTATGGGCGTTGGTGATGACTGGGGCGACTATCCCGCCATTGTACCGCTGACCCCATCTGGCATTGACGCCACAGCGCCGCATCTGACTTGGAATGGCAATCAGATGAAAACTGGCGAAATCACCTTTTTTGAACTTTCAGGCTGCTATCGCCGTTATCACGCACCACTGTGCCGCTCGGTCTTCTTGGGCAAACCACCTCAAACGATGATTGACGCATCAGTAGCACTAACCGAGGGGTTAGAAGCTGGTCTGGAGGCCGCAAGGGCGGGAAATCGTGCCTGCGACATTGCCAATGCCTTAAATGGTGCACTGGCGAAGGTCGGCATTGAACGAGGTGGTCGCTGTGGTTACCCAATCGGTTTGAGCTACCCCCCGGATTGGGGTGAGCGCACTGTATCAATCCGGCCAACCGATGAAACTGTCCTGCTGCCGGGAATGACATTCCACTTTATGCCGGGCCTTTGGCTGGATGATTGGGGTCTTGAAACCACTGAAACCATCCTGATTACCGAATCTGGGGCCGCAGAACCATTGTGCAACGTTGAACGAAAACTGTTCGTGAAGGACTAA
- the dctP gene encoding TRAP transporter substrate-binding protein DctP, which translates to MTNIFRQALKSCAAMSLVIVATGAAQADTWRYAFEEAMTDVQGVYAQKFKAEIEANSDHEIQLFPYGTLGEATDIMEQTQDGILQFVDQSPGFTGALIPEAQVFFVPYLLPTDQEHLARFFRESKAINEMFKPLYADKGLELLNMFPEGEVAMTTKTPVKTCSDLNEVKFRVMANPLLVESYRVFGATPTPLPWGEVYGGLQTNLIQGQENPTFFLYSTKIYEVTDYITYAGHNNFTSAVMANKDFYDGLSSIDQGVIQKAAAAAYDHTVVYQKQAGETELAKILEAKPEMNVTVLTEEERSCFKAAAAEVETTFIEMTGDSGAKIIAQMKADLAATAD; encoded by the coding sequence ATGACAAATATCTTTAGACAGGCACTTAAGTCCTGCGCAGCGATGAGCTTAGTTATCGTTGCAACCGGAGCAGCACAGGCTGATACATGGCGTTATGCTTTTGAAGAGGCCATGACCGATGTTCAGGGTGTCTATGCACAAAAGTTTAAAGCAGAAATCGAAGCAAACTCAGATCATGAAATTCAGCTATTTCCGTATGGTACACTCGGGGAAGCCACTGACATCATGGAGCAGACGCAAGACGGTATTCTGCAGTTTGTGGACCAATCTCCAGGCTTCACCGGCGCACTGATTCCAGAAGCACAGGTGTTTTTTGTACCGTACCTGCTGCCGACAGACCAAGAGCATCTCGCTCGCTTTTTCCGTGAAAGTAAAGCCATCAACGAGATGTTCAAACCTCTTTACGCGGACAAAGGTCTTGAGCTGCTCAATATGTTCCCTGAGGGCGAAGTTGCTATGACCACTAAAACGCCGGTCAAAACATGTTCTGATCTCAACGAAGTCAAATTCCGCGTTATGGCGAACCCGCTTTTGGTCGAAAGCTACCGCGTCTTTGGCGCAACTCCAACACCACTGCCTTGGGGCGAAGTGTATGGTGGTTTGCAAACCAACCTCATTCAGGGCCAGGAAAACCCAACATTCTTCTTGTACTCAACCAAAATCTATGAGGTCACCGATTACATTACATATGCGGGTCACAACAACTTCACGTCCGCTGTGATGGCAAATAAAGATTTCTATGACGGACTTAGCTCAATAGATCAGGGCGTGATTCAGAAAGCAGCAGCAGCAGCTTACGATCACACAGTTGTCTACCAGAAGCAGGCTGGCGAAACTGAGCTGGCTAAAATCCTGGAAGCTAAGCCGGAGATGAATGTCACTGTTCTGACCGAAGAAGAGCGGAGCTGCTTCAAAGCGGCGGCAGCGGAAGTTGAAACCACATTCATCGAAATGACTGGCGACAGCGGTGCGAAAATCATAGCACAGATGAAAGCCGATCTGGCCGCCACAGCAGACTAA
- a CDS encoding TRAP transporter small permease, protein MSDQHQSNLPGFLGVIDRSISRVESVLLASGVLLMAANTIANVVGRFLLGNSIFFSEELNRILIILITFAGISYAARHGRHIRMSAIYDGLPPRYRKILMVFISFITAGCLFLLCYYSVKYIGSQASRGRVLPALQIPVWTILVWVPVGFFMTGTQYLLTAIKNMKSPDIYLSTHMLEGYDEGEIEI, encoded by the coding sequence ATGAGCGATCAACACCAATCAAATTTGCCAGGCTTTCTGGGAGTAATCGACCGAAGCATAAGCCGCGTTGAATCCGTGCTTTTGGCTTCAGGCGTCCTGTTGATGGCAGCAAACACGATTGCAAATGTGGTGGGGCGATTTCTGCTCGGGAATTCCATATTTTTTTCTGAAGAGCTGAACCGTATTTTGATCATTCTCATTACGTTTGCAGGCATCAGCTATGCTGCACGGCATGGGCGTCACATCCGGATGAGTGCGATTTATGACGGATTGCCTCCTCGCTACCGGAAAATTTTGATGGTCTTCATCTCATTTATTACTGCGGGATGTCTATTTTTGCTCTGCTATTACTCAGTCAAATACATAGGATCACAGGCATCGCGGGGACGGGTGTTACCCGCTCTGCAAATCCCTGTTTGGACCATTCTGGTTTGGGTGCCTGTTGGATTTTTCATGACAGGAACCCAATACCTGCTGACTGCTATCAAAAACATGAAGTCACCCGACATCTACCTCTCGACCCACATGCTTGAAGGGTACGATGAGGGCGAGATCGAGATCTAA
- a CDS encoding TRAP transporter large permease, which produces MAATIFLSMIVLLLLGFPMMIPLIAGTFIGFLMMFGDFGHMETMIQQMVAGIRPASLIAVPMFIFAADIMTRGQSAGRLIDLVMAFVGHMRGGLAISTAMACTLFGAVSGSTQATVVAIGSPLRPRMLKAGYKDSFVLALIINASDIAFLIPPSIGMIIYGVVSNTSIAELFISGIGPGLLILLLFSIYSYIYAVRNKIQTELKTSWFERFTALRKALWPMGFPLIIIGGIYGGVFSPTEAAAACVLYALVLEVFVFRSMSLSDVYSTAQSTGLITAVVFILVGAGAAFSWVISFAQVPQEILSAIGITDMGPLSILFVISGAFFVGCMFVDPIVVILVLVPIFAPVVKAVGLDPVLVGTIITLQVAIGSATPPFGCDIFTAVAVFKRPYAEVVRGTPPFIFMLIGVAVALIFFPQIALFLRDLAFSK; this is translated from the coding sequence ATGGCAGCAACAATCTTCCTTTCGATGATCGTGCTTCTCCTTCTGGGGTTCCCCATGATGATCCCCCTGATCGCCGGAACTTTCATTGGGTTTTTGATGATGTTTGGTGATTTTGGACATATGGAAACGATGATCCAGCAAATGGTGGCAGGCATCCGGCCAGCTTCGCTTATTGCCGTACCAATGTTCATCTTTGCGGCAGATATCATGACACGAGGACAATCAGCAGGGCGTTTGATTGATTTGGTCATGGCGTTTGTTGGTCACATGCGCGGCGGCCTTGCGATTTCAACTGCAATGGCTTGTACTCTGTTTGGCGCGGTGTCCGGTTCTACTCAGGCAACCGTGGTTGCGATTGGGTCGCCCTTGCGCCCACGTATGCTCAAGGCTGGCTACAAAGATAGCTTTGTTCTGGCCCTTATTATCAATGCCAGCGACATTGCGTTTTTGATTCCCCCTTCAATTGGGATGATCATTTATGGCGTTGTCTCAAATACATCCATTGCTGAATTGTTCATCTCCGGGATTGGTCCGGGACTGCTCATTCTTCTTCTGTTTTCGATCTACAGCTACATTTATGCTGTGCGGAATAAAATCCAGACTGAACTTAAAACGAGCTGGTTTGAGCGGTTTACTGCATTGCGTAAAGCGTTGTGGCCAATGGGGTTTCCGCTGATCATTATCGGTGGGATTTACGGAGGGGTTTTTAGCCCAACCGAAGCCGCTGCCGCATGTGTACTTTATGCTCTGGTACTGGAAGTCTTCGTTTTCCGGTCCATGTCTCTGAGTGACGTTTATTCGACAGCTCAGTCTACCGGGTTGATCACCGCTGTTGTCTTCATTTTAGTGGGGGCAGGGGCCGCATTCTCCTGGGTCATTTCCTTTGCACAAGTTCCTCAGGAAATTTTAAGCGCTATCGGAATCACCGATATGGGGCCATTGAGCATCCTGTTTGTTATCTCCGGGGCATTCTTTGTTGGTTGCATGTTTGTAGACCCGATCGTGGTCATTTTGGTACTCGTTCCCATCTTCGCACCCGTCGTTAAAGCGGTTGGGCTGGACCCAGTTCTTGTCGGCACAATTATCACATTGCAAGTCGCCATCGGGTCTGCAACACCGCCATTCGGGTGTGATATTTTCACTGCCGTCGCAGTCTTCAAACGGCCTTATGCTGAAGTTGTGCGTGGTACGCCCCCCTTCATCTTCATGTTGATTGGGGTTGCTGTTGCTTTGATTTTCTTCCCGCAGATCGCCCTGTTCCTGCGCGACCTAGCCTTCTCAAAATAG
- a CDS encoding universal stress protein produces the protein MFKSILVPFDGSKGAEQALHKAAELAITCGNAPLTLLTVYRHHSMLEASFAVVRPEETESLDDVMRNHAREVVEHAKQLAVDAGCSNIRGFIKSGPTARTIVAFAKEHKNDLVVLGSRGLGSVEGFLLGSVSHKVTGLASCPVLVV, from the coding sequence ATGTTCAAATCCATCCTTGTCCCTTTTGATGGTTCTAAAGGTGCCGAACAAGCGCTGCACAAGGCGGCTGAATTGGCGATCACTTGCGGCAACGCACCGCTAACGCTTTTGACAGTCTATCGGCATCATTCGATGCTGGAAGCTTCATTTGCAGTTGTGCGGCCTGAAGAGACAGAAAGTCTTGATGATGTCATGCGCAACCACGCAAGGGAGGTTGTGGAGCATGCCAAGCAACTTGCCGTTGATGCCGGGTGCTCAAACATTCGCGGCTTTATTAAATCCGGCCCCACAGCGCGAACCATCGTGGCATTTGCGAAAGAACATAAAAATGATTTGGTTGTCCTTGGTAGCCGCGGCCTTGGATCTGTTGAGGGGTTCTTGTTGGGAAGCGTCTCCCATAAGGTAACTGGCTTGGCAAGTTGTCCGGTTCTCGTCGTCTAG
- the eutA gene encoding ectoine utilization protein EutA, whose translation MVYESLSTSWTGTNVLDTRPVKKRIGLVVLATDHTSECDFTRLCDPAEIGVYVNRIDYQNPGTRENLVATGPRLTEAAAQILPGEELDVIAYSCTAASIVLGNTAVGKYLNAGKPNTPFVSPSSAAFDAFKALNVQRISVLTPYSTSISNELLRYFSANGPEIASANCLGIDDDREIARLSEETIIEAACATMDPSAEALFVSCTGLRAAVCIERIEARIGKPVVTSNQAMIWRCFQHLNSSKTATGFGRLFQHRTPNWMMAQ comes from the coding sequence ATGGTTTATGAGAGTCTCTCAACCAGTTGGACGGGCACAAATGTGTTGGACACCCGTCCTGTAAAAAAAAGGATAGGGCTGGTTGTTCTGGCAACGGATCACACCAGTGAATGTGATTTTACACGCCTGTGCGATCCTGCTGAGATCGGCGTTTATGTCAACCGTATTGACTATCAGAACCCGGGCACACGCGAGAATCTGGTTGCGACGGGTCCAAGGTTGACAGAGGCCGCAGCTCAAATTTTACCGGGCGAGGAGCTGGATGTTATCGCATACAGCTGTACCGCCGCTTCTATTGTTTTAGGCAACACGGCAGTGGGCAAATATCTGAATGCGGGCAAACCCAACACACCTTTTGTTAGTCCAAGCTCCGCCGCTTTTGATGCCTTCAAAGCTTTAAATGTACAGCGGATCAGTGTTTTGACCCCGTATTCCACCAGTATTTCCAATGAGTTACTCCGGTATTTCTCAGCAAATGGCCCCGAGATTGCCAGCGCAAATTGTCTTGGCATTGACGATGATCGCGAAATTGCGCGCCTATCTGAGGAAACAATCATCGAGGCAGCCTGCGCAACAATGGATCCATCAGCAGAGGCCTTGTTTGTGTCTTGTACTGGGTTAAGGGCTGCGGTGTGTATCGAGAGGATTGAGGCGCGGATAGGAAAACCGGTTGTAACGTCTAATCAGGCGATGATCTGGCGCTGCTTTCAACATCTAAATTCTTCAAAAACCGCGACAGGTTTTGGCCGCCTGTTCCAACACAGAACTCCTAACTGGATGATGGCACAATGA
- the eutB gene encoding hydroxyectoine utilization dehydratase EutB, translating into MIEKITLHDSFAARQRIAGRIRTTPLVSSPSLSALVSADVSLKLEQTQITGSFKLRGATNAILSLSPEQKEAGVVGVSTGNHGRGLAYAAANAGVPCIICMSELVPQNKIDGIRSHGAEVRIVGRSQDDAQAEVDRLVADGRVMLPPFDHRDIIAGQSTVAHEILEQALDLDTVLVPVSGGGLISGVAMVMKVVKPSIRVIGISMERGAAMHDCQRAGKPIFVEELPTLADSLGGGIGLNNTYTFGMVRDLVDDLILVTEEEIAEAIRHAYWQERQVIEGSGSVGIAALLAGKIKNSGHCVSLITGQNIDMALHKRLIDGENVDAAANTSRD; encoded by the coding sequence ATGATCGAGAAAATTACCCTTCATGACAGCTTTGCTGCTCGCCAAAGGATAGCAGGTCGCATCAGAACCACGCCTTTGGTCAGCTCTCCCTCGTTGAGTGCGCTTGTCTCAGCGGATGTTTCGCTGAAACTGGAACAGACGCAAATTACGGGTAGTTTTAAACTCCGAGGGGCAACAAACGCGATTTTATCGCTTTCGCCAGAGCAAAAGGAGGCTGGTGTGGTTGGCGTTTCCACGGGCAACCATGGCCGCGGTCTTGCCTATGCTGCTGCTAACGCAGGTGTTCCTTGCATTATCTGTATGTCCGAGCTTGTCCCGCAGAATAAGATTGATGGCATCCGGTCACATGGGGCTGAGGTGCGGATCGTGGGCCGATCGCAAGATGATGCCCAAGCGGAAGTTGACAGACTGGTGGCAGATGGCAGGGTGATGCTTCCCCCGTTTGATCACCGCGATATCATTGCCGGGCAAAGTACGGTTGCACATGAGATACTGGAGCAGGCGTTGGATCTGGACACAGTGCTGGTGCCGGTCTCCGGTGGGGGCTTGATTTCAGGCGTGGCTATGGTGATGAAGGTCGTTAAACCCTCAATCCGAGTTATTGGAATCTCCATGGAACGAGGGGCCGCTATGCATGACTGTCAGCGTGCCGGAAAACCAATTTTTGTCGAGGAATTACCAACACTTGCAGATTCACTGGGCGGTGGAATTGGCCTGAATAACACATACACTTTTGGCATGGTGCGCGATCTGGTGGATGACTTGATTTTGGTCACTGAAGAGGAAATTGCAGAGGCCATCCGGCATGCCTATTGGCAGGAACGTCAGGTGATTGAGGGGTCCGGCAGTGTTGGCATTGCCGCGTTACTCGCTGGCAAGATTAAAAACTCGGGGCATTGTGTGTCTCTTATCACAGGTCAGAATATTGATATGGCCCTGCATAAGCGATTGATTGACGGCGAAAACGTCGATGCTGCTGCCAATACATCTAGGGACTGA